A single Syngnathus acus chromosome 8, fSynAcu1.2, whole genome shotgun sequence DNA region contains:
- the LOC119125517 gene encoding relaxin-3-like isoform X2, with translation MATLREATRYIIAITGTMWKVVLLALCLLANEAQPMDHPIYGVKLCGREFIRSVIFTCGGSRWRRSLRTAEDLVDSHQESSEELSHNPVMETILHRNRDLAFTSNENQDGIFSRPTRSFITEEILEALRKADRKGREVVLGLSNACCKWGCSKSEISSLC, from the exons ATGGCCACACTCCGGGAAGCCACGCGATACATAATCGCCATTACG GGTACTATGTGGAAAGTTGTGCTTCTGGCGCTATGTCTGCTTGCAAATGAAGCTCAGCCTATGGACCATCCAATTTACGGCGTCAAGCTCTGTGGTCGGGAGTTCATCCGATCAGTCATCTTCACTTGTGGCGGCTCACGATGGAGACGCTCGCTCAGAACCGCAG AAGACCTAGTCGACTCCCATCAAGAGTCTTCGGAGGAATTGAGTCACAATCCTGTGATGGAGACTATACTCCACAGAAACAGAGATCTTGCTTTCACATCAAATGAAAACCAAGACGGAATCTTCAGCCGGCCAACTCGTTCTTTTATCACCGAAGAGATTCTTGAAGCCCTGAGGAAGGCGGATCGCAAGGGCCGGGAAGTGGTTTTGGGTCTTTCCAATGCG
- the LOC119125517 gene encoding relaxin-3-like isoform X1: protein MATLREATRYIIAITGTMWKVVLLALCLLANEAQPMDHPIYGVKLCGREFIRSVIFTCGGSRWRRSLRTAAEDLVDSHQESSEELSHNPVMETILHRNRDLAFTSNENQDGIFSRPTRSFITEEILEALRKADRKGREVVLGLSNACCKWGCSKSEISSLC from the exons ATGGCCACACTCCGGGAAGCCACGCGATACATAATCGCCATTACG GGTACTATGTGGAAAGTTGTGCTTCTGGCGCTATGTCTGCTTGCAAATGAAGCTCAGCCTATGGACCATCCAATTTACGGCGTCAAGCTCTGTGGTCGGGAGTTCATCCGATCAGTCATCTTCACTTGTGGCGGCTCACGATGGAGACGCTCGCTCAGAACCGCAG CAGAAGACCTAGTCGACTCCCATCAAGAGTCTTCGGAGGAATTGAGTCACAATCCTGTGATGGAGACTATACTCCACAGAAACAGAGATCTTGCTTTCACATCAAATGAAAACCAAGACGGAATCTTCAGCCGGCCAACTCGTTCTTTTATCACCGAAGAGATTCTTGAAGCCCTGAGGAAGGCGGATCGCAAGGGCCGGGAAGTGGTTTTGGGTCTTTCCAATGCG